GACGCCTCCTCGGGCGGATGCCTGAAACGCAGTCATCTCCGTTTTGCCCAGCACCTCCGCCCAGTAAGGTCCGAGACAGCAATGGGCCGCTCCGGTTACGGGGTCTTCGTCGATCCCCAAGGCGGGAGCGAAGAATCGAGACACGAAATCGTAGTGAGCGTCATCTGAGCGGCTTGTGACGATTACGCCCCGAGTGGGGATGTCTGTTAATCTGCGGAAGTCGGGTGACATCGAACGCACGGTTTCAGCATCCTCGACGACGACCATATGATCGAACTGCGTCTTACCAATATCAGTGGACGAGACTCCCAGTACCGTTAATAGGTCGTGCGGGGGATCGACCTTTTGTACCGGGATCGTCGGAAAATCCATTTCAATGAACCCGTTACTCTGCTGACAGGCCAGAACGCCGCTCTTGGTGTGGAACCGGATCGGTTCGGCTT
This window of the Rhodopirellula bahusiensis genome carries:
- a CDS encoding PhzF family phenazine biosynthesis protein, yielding MSSIKCWQVDAFTDRPFGGNSAAVCFLEQEAPDEWMQAVAAEMNLSETAFLRRSHDGYSLRWFTPQVEVPLCGHATLASAHAIWSAGIHPQAEPIRFHTKSGVLACQQSNGFIEMDFPTIPVQKVDPPHDLLTVLGVSSTDIGKTQFDHMVVVEDAETVRSMSPDFRRLTDIPTRGVIVTSRSDDAHYDFVSRFFAPALGIDEDPVTGAAHCCLGPYWAEVLGKTEMTAFQASARGGVVQVRVLGDRVCLGGQAVTVWQGGLLALP